Proteins encoded by one window of Shewanella avicenniae:
- a CDS encoding porin, which produces MQKLRRIQPHGLLLLASLPLVASMSVTAAVAESIQFRGFGSLSATYSDSDVLGFRRDLSQDGRTQHWSIAPDSILGVQADMQLNDKLKASVQLVFKDRAHDAFNDTVEWAYLTYDPSNDWRIRVGRIGADISMIGDVGNVGYAYDWVRPPVEVYGAVPSYHFDGIEITHRSHIAAGYLSTKAFYGKSHGHFVNADTSSEFELNPYWGAAVQYEKGSFSFRAAYLNVTLSSLEDTGVELLRAALMPYAFLPTIAETMEALEYRSATDNFMSGISYRFDNWSVLAEASYIDSHEEMLPRLFTAYTGITWRFNTVSVYSLFAHVRALNATYKVSEDVPEPLRTYSQIAFDASDRRQSLIALGARWDFAENMALKLQWDHYWVAENKASLWDVSVENFVATPNEQVNVLTLGVSFVF; this is translated from the coding sequence ATGCAAAAATTGCGTAGGATTCAACCTCATGGTTTGCTGCTGTTAGCGTCGTTGCCATTAGTGGCAAGTATGAGTGTGACAGCCGCTGTCGCTGAGTCAATTCAGTTTCGCGGCTTTGGTTCACTGAGCGCCACCTACTCTGACTCTGATGTGTTGGGGTTTCGTCGCGATCTGAGTCAAGACGGCCGCACCCAGCACTGGAGCATTGCACCGGATTCCATCCTTGGGGTGCAAGCCGATATGCAGCTGAATGATAAGTTGAAAGCATCAGTGCAATTAGTCTTCAAAGACCGTGCACATGACGCTTTTAATGATACGGTTGAATGGGCCTACCTGACCTATGACCCCAGTAATGATTGGCGGATTCGCGTAGGGCGGATCGGTGCCGATATCTCGATGATTGGCGATGTCGGTAATGTGGGCTATGCCTACGATTGGGTTAGACCTCCTGTTGAGGTGTATGGTGCAGTGCCGTCGTACCACTTTGATGGCATCGAAATAACCCATCGTAGCCATATCGCTGCTGGCTATCTGAGTACCAAGGCCTTTTATGGCAAGTCGCACGGGCATTTTGTAAATGCTGACACTTCCAGTGAGTTTGAGCTGAACCCCTATTGGGGCGCAGCGGTGCAATACGAAAAGGGATCGTTTAGCTTTAGAGCGGCCTATCTCAACGTTACTCTGTCATCATTAGAGGACACTGGGGTTGAGCTGCTTAGAGCAGCGCTCATGCCATATGCATTTTTACCTACAATTGCAGAAACCATGGAAGCGTTGGAATACCGTTCAGCCACGGACAATTTCATGTCTGGTATTAGCTATCGATTCGATAATTGGAGCGTGTTAGCCGAAGCGTCGTATATTGACAGCCATGAGGAGATGCTGCCACGCTTGTTCACCGCTTACACTGGGATCACCTGGCGATTTAACACAGTTTCAGTCTACAGTTTATTCGCCCATGTTCGTGCCTTAAATGCCACTTACAAAGTTTCGGAGGACGTGCCAGAACCGCTTAGAACCTATTCACAAATTGCCTTTGATGCCTCAGACCGCAGACAGAGCCTTATCGCGTTGGGTGCTCGCTGGGATTTTGCTGAAAATATGGCGCTGAAGCTGCAGTGGGATCACTACTGGGTGGCTGAGAATAAAGCGTCGCTTTGGGATGTTAGCGTGGAAAATTTTGTCGCGACGCCCAATGAACAAGTGAATGTATTAACCCTCGGTGTGAGTTTCGTATTCTAA
- a CDS encoding sensor domain-containing diguanylate cyclase, protein MKRLKYFSLFQWLTSRVDLKVLFAIMLVAAIFIPFTTYISYRHAYDVVQKDAEQQVGRLVKIIENTAATAAYLNDKQLAWEIITGLKTAPVIASVRITLSSNESLNQGKPFESADRTFQLMSRFSDTPVGKIDVLLSRTEINEQARDEGLFLMGWQLSLLVTLLLCMLLIFKFFVVQRLRNLMTQVQQVEIESNMTEQVIQLSGNDELAYLANHTNQLIQKIHGLYIAETARNIQIAQLERQFRMIFENSHAGIALINSRNQVFLANSAFEKLLLDSREKSDEQYYLPELFSEPYELEDMLNQVRIGHKSEFKDFSLKRGKDIWVRVLFSLVEEQRGNRNRFIELVVYDISDRAKQEKVFAYNATHDALTGLLNRRGAELKFKEQLSYANRHNYQFILAMLDLNDFKPVNDHYGHEAGDVVLKVIASRLLGVLRADDTIVRWGGDEFVVGFVLEDLERLYIILDDIQRQFTIPIEISNDIKVNVGASIGVSLSSVEGYNLTALLESADATMYLVKNSDKRQYRVAEEPISEEYAKVE, encoded by the coding sequence ATGAAGAGGTTAAAGTACTTTTCGTTATTTCAATGGCTGACTAGTCGCGTTGATTTAAAGGTACTGTTCGCCATCATGCTGGTGGCGGCCATCTTTATTCCGTTTACCACTTATATCAGTTACCGCCATGCCTATGATGTTGTTCAGAAAGATGCTGAGCAGCAGGTAGGTCGTCTGGTTAAAATCATTGAAAATACCGCAGCAACTGCGGCGTATCTTAATGACAAACAGCTGGCGTGGGAGATTATTACCGGCTTAAAAACCGCGCCGGTGATCGCCTCTGTTCGAATCACTCTTTCATCCAATGAATCGCTCAATCAAGGTAAGCCGTTTGAGAGTGCGGATAGAACATTTCAGCTCATGAGCCGTTTTAGCGATACGCCGGTGGGTAAAATCGACGTATTGCTCAGTCGTACTGAAATTAACGAGCAAGCGCGCGATGAGGGACTATTCCTGATGGGCTGGCAGTTATCGCTGTTGGTCACTTTATTGTTGTGTATGTTGTTAATTTTTAAATTTTTTGTGGTGCAGCGCTTACGGAACTTGATGACCCAAGTGCAGCAGGTTGAGATTGAAAGCAACATGACCGAGCAGGTCATACAGCTGTCCGGCAATGATGAACTTGCTTACCTCGCCAACCACACCAATCAGCTGATCCAAAAAATTCATGGCCTTTATATCGCCGAAACCGCCCGCAATATTCAAATCGCCCAGCTCGAACGCCAATTTCGAATGATTTTTGAAAATTCCCATGCAGGGATTGCACTGATCAATAGCCGCAATCAGGTATTTTTAGCCAACAGCGCCTTTGAAAAACTCCTGCTTGATAGCCGTGAAAAATCGGATGAACAGTATTATTTGCCCGAGTTGTTTAGCGAACCCTATGAGCTGGAAGATATGCTCAATCAGGTACGTATTGGTCACAAAAGTGAATTTAAGGATTTTTCGTTAAAGCGTGGCAAAGATATCTGGGTGCGGGTGCTGTTTTCGTTGGTAGAAGAGCAGCGCGGCAACCGTAATCGCTTTATCGAGTTGGTGGTGTATGACATCTCTGACCGCGCAAAACAGGAAAAAGTCTTTGCCTACAATGCCACCCATGATGCGCTGACGGGCTTGTTAAATCGCCGCGGCGCCGAGCTGAAATTTAAAGAGCAGCTCAGCTATGCTAACCGCCATAACTACCAATTTATTTTGGCCATGTTGGATCTCAATGACTTCAAACCGGTCAACGATCATTATGGCCACGAAGCGGGCGATGTGGTGCTCAAGGTGATTGCCTCGCGCCTACTTGGGGTGTTACGTGCAGACGATACCATCGTGCGTTGGGGCGGTGATGAGTTTGTGGTCGGGTTTGTATTAGAAGATCTCGAGCGGTTGTACATCATTTTGGATGATATTCAGCGCCAATTTACCATCCCGATTGAGATCAGTAATGATATTAAAGTGAATGTCGGCGCCAGTATTGGGGTGAGCCTTTCTAGCGTTGAGGGCTACAACCTTACCGCGTTACTTGAAAGCGCCGATGCTACTATGTATCTGGTAAAAAACAGCGACAAGCGTCAATATCGGGTTGCCGAAGAGCCCATCAGCGAAGAATACGCTAAAGTCGAGTAA
- a CDS encoding type 2 periplasmic-binding domain-containing protein, whose translation MTRLITLLALCFSLLLSPLVVSKELYVVVNKQNPIAKITKQQLTDLYMGRSPYFPSGAAVLKLDAPGGSTLREEFYRELVSMSLPEVNAYWARLMFSGRATPPMQVANEQDMLKLISQNPNAIGYIPAGAMNEEVKVLFVISMAD comes from the coding sequence ATGACTAGACTAATAACATTGCTCGCACTTTGCTTCAGCTTGCTGCTTTCGCCTCTGGTGGTTAGTAAAGAGCTGTATGTGGTGGTCAACAAACAAAATCCGATCGCAAAGATAACAAAGCAACAATTGACCGATCTGTACATGGGGCGTTCTCCTTATTTTCCTTCTGGGGCGGCGGTACTGAAACTCGATGCGCCGGGCGGTTCAACACTCAGAGAAGAGTTCTACCGCGAATTAGTGAGTATGTCGTTACCTGAAGTGAATGCCTATTGGGCGAGGCTGATGTTCAGTGGTCGAGCAACGCCACCGATGCAGGTCGCCAACGAACAGGATATGTTGAAGCTGATATCACAAAACCCCAATGCGATCGGCTATATCCCAGCGGGAGCAATGAATGAAGAGGTTAAAGTACTTTTCGTTATTTCAATGGCTGACTAG
- the ppnP gene encoding pyrimidine/purine nucleoside phosphorylase gives MSQFENVTVTKKANVYFEGKVTSRKVTFADGSVKTLGIMLPGEYEFGTEAAELMEILAGDLEILLPEATDWQKVVGGESFNVPANASFKLKIYQVTDYCCSYLAD, from the coding sequence ATGTCGCAGTTTGAAAATGTAACCGTTACGAAAAAAGCCAATGTGTATTTTGAAGGCAAGGTCACCAGCCGCAAAGTGACCTTTGCTGATGGCAGCGTAAAAACCTTGGGGATTATGTTGCCGGGCGAATATGAGTTTGGCACTGAAGCGGCTGAACTTATGGAAATTTTAGCCGGTGATCTTGAAATCCTCCTGCCTGAGGCGACCGACTGGCAGAAAGTGGTGGGTGGTGAAAGTTTTAACGTGCCGGCCAACGCCAGTTTTAAACTGAAGATTTACCAAGTCACCGACTACTGCTGCTCTTACTTGGCCGACTAA
- a CDS encoding type 2 periplasmic-binding domain-containing protein — protein sequence MKKLIIILAFWFTALASPLVANSQELYVVVNKQNPLSSISKQQVTDLFMGRAPYFPSGAAVLKLDAPGGSALRANFYKALVNMTLPEVNAYWARLMFSGRATPPMQVASEPDMVQLIEQNPNAIGYIAAGSENENIKILFVIPKAE from the coding sequence ATGAAAAAATTAATCATCATACTCGCATTCTGGTTTACCGCTTTGGCTTCGCCTTTAGTTGCGAATAGCCAAGAGTTGTATGTGGTCGTTAACAAACAAAATCCACTAAGCAGCATCTCTAAGCAACAAGTCACTGATCTGTTTATGGGGCGGGCACCGTATTTCCCTTCCGGCGCCGCAGTGTTGAAATTAGATGCGCCGGGCGGTTCTGCTTTGCGAGCTAATTTTTATAAGGCATTGGTGAACATGACATTACCTGAGGTGAATGCCTACTGGGCGCGACTGATGTTTAGTGGCCGGGCAACTCCGCCGATGCAGGTGGCCAGCGAGCCAGATATGGTGCAGCTGATAGAGCAAAATCCCAACGCCATTGGCTACATTGCCGCGGGTAGTGAGAATGAAAATATTAAAATTCTGTTTGTTATTCCCAAAGCCGAGTGA
- a CDS encoding alpha/beta hydrolase family protein, which translates to MKLAGFIHLAACALLVLSVKLFAATDVPSLADFLAPQDHLDAALSPDGRYLAQLWYRDSDKTRFVSVRDLSQPEWPVIGRLGGNIQRPIGIKWGNKSRLLIYMRVPFKPEKVQAAAKEPDFDPDNFDSFDRLMAIDPTMENATVLMGDTRLSFNRRVTDIRNLLRDDPRHLMMTAFSHNRLCLYKVDLYDGSAEKVAEGDRFTYALMSDHNGKPLFKLNYLPIAKEIQLFEYKKNDWQKTLNIELDEEDNSDLDDLVGTYEGLFVYRKRNKDTGFYQLTAFDTDLNKDVVLAADPNHDILQPLFEYGSYQINGYVIDDDTPIVKLFDPEAQRQQQQLAQLLPNLDLRYTSVTDDGKQMVLSVSNTETPPIFYLYDEQSGKLKLINYGFSKQSSKALGFSATFDYQSRDQQQIHALLLLPPNYQDGSQYPLIMMPHGGPQANVGLQYDTFAQMLATRGYVVMQPNFRGSTGYGLAFEQAGYRQWGQRMQQDLDDGAQALIRQGIVAKGQACLVGWNYGGYAALMGVIETPELYRCAVSFSGITDLPEYVERLADGYETDAQRQKFVYDRIGDPDKDKQMLKRYSPIHLVDKVNGAALLIASKLSDKARFNALDDFADVAAKLHKPVSLINLDDVAKDKQTDSVLRLYNRVFDFLGQHLNNPVPASTSPANTH; encoded by the coding sequence ATGAAACTGGCTGGATTTATTCACCTTGCTGCCTGTGCGTTGTTGGTGCTATCGGTCAAGCTGTTTGCGGCGACCGATGTGCCGAGCCTAGCAGATTTTCTCGCCCCTCAAGATCATCTTGATGCAGCGCTTTCACCCGATGGCCGCTATCTGGCGCAGCTATGGTATCGAGATTCCGACAAAACCCGTTTTGTCTCGGTACGCGATCTTTCTCAACCCGAATGGCCGGTAATAGGCCGTCTCGGGGGCAATATTCAACGGCCGATCGGCATTAAATGGGGCAATAAATCGCGCTTATTAATCTATATGCGTGTGCCATTTAAGCCCGAAAAAGTACAAGCCGCTGCCAAAGAACCTGATTTCGATCCTGATAACTTTGACAGTTTTGATCGGTTAATGGCCATCGACCCGACCATGGAAAATGCCACGGTTTTGATGGGCGATACCCGACTGTCGTTTAATCGTCGAGTGACCGATATTCGCAATCTATTGCGGGACGATCCGCGCCATTTGATGATGACAGCGTTTTCACATAATCGTCTGTGTTTGTATAAGGTGGATCTCTACGATGGCAGTGCTGAGAAGGTGGCTGAAGGCGATCGCTTCACCTATGCACTTATGTCGGATCATAACGGTAAGCCGCTGTTTAAACTCAACTACTTGCCGATTGCCAAAGAAATTCAATTGTTTGAATACAAAAAGAACGATTGGCAAAAAACGCTGAATATCGAACTCGATGAAGAAGACAATAGCGATCTAGATGACCTCGTGGGTACTTATGAAGGGCTATTTGTTTACCGTAAGCGCAATAAAGACACTGGCTTTTATCAACTGACGGCGTTTGATACCGATCTGAATAAAGATGTGGTGTTGGCCGCAGATCCCAATCACGATATTTTGCAGCCATTATTTGAATATGGCAGTTACCAAATCAACGGCTACGTGATTGATGACGATACCCCGATCGTGAAGTTGTTTGATCCCGAAGCGCAGCGTCAACAACAGCAATTGGCGCAACTGTTGCCTAATCTCGATCTGCGCTACACCTCGGTCACTGATGACGGCAAGCAGATGGTGTTATCTGTGTCCAATACCGAAACGCCGCCTATTTTTTATCTGTACGATGAGCAAAGCGGCAAGCTGAAGTTGATTAACTATGGCTTTTCTAAACAGTCTTCCAAAGCGTTGGGATTCTCGGCGACGTTTGATTATCAAAGTCGCGACCAACAGCAAATCCATGCATTGCTGTTGCTACCACCGAACTACCAAGACGGCTCGCAATATCCCTTGATTATGATGCCGCACGGCGGACCGCAAGCGAATGTCGGCCTGCAATATGACACCTTTGCTCAAATGCTGGCAACGCGTGGCTATGTGGTGATGCAGCCCAATTTTCGTGGCTCTACCGGCTATGGTTTAGCGTTTGAGCAAGCGGGTTACCGTCAATGGGGGCAACGGATGCAACAAGACCTCGATGATGGGGCGCAAGCGCTGATCCGGCAAGGTATTGTGGCCAAAGGGCAAGCGTGTCTTGTGGGGTGGAATTATGGCGGTTATGCCGCTTTGATGGGGGTGATTGAAACGCCCGAGCTGTATCGTTGCGCGGTGAGTTTTTCCGGCATTACCGATCTACCCGAGTATGTTGAGCGCTTGGCCGACGGCTACGAAACCGATGCGCAGAGGCAAAAATTTGTCTACGACCGCATTGGTGATCCTGACAAAGATAAGCAGATGTTAAAACGTTATTCGCCTATCCATTTGGTGGACAAAGTGAATGGTGCTGCGCTGTTAATTGCCAGTAAGCTGAGTGATAAGGCGCGCTTTAATGCGCTCGACGATTTTGCTGATGTAGCTGCAAAATTGCATAAGCCGGTCAGTTTAATCAATCTCGATGATGTGGCGAAGGACAAGCAAACGGACAGCGTGTTGCGCTTATATAACCGTGTATTTGATTTCCTCGGGCAACACCTCAATAACCCCGTGCCTGCCTCAACTTCCCCTGCGAACACCCATTAG
- a CDS encoding ketopantoate reductase family protein encodes MRFVVLGAGGIGCYYAARLLAAGHQALLVARGEHLTALQQQGLTLKHPQFSFNEAVAATDVIGLMRDYSASDFDWLLLAAKSSATEPLMLQLADWLNANPELLILSLQNGVDNEAHIASVVGQERTVGGLAVKIGAHIIAPGNVEATGVAQVDFGAWPNQQQNPTLQSRLMALAEVFTHAQIPNTVYDNVSYALWRKLVINNAVNPLTALTLLNTRELTQHSVFTHTVKTMMQETGRAANAEGVHLTEADIEEMYQLICGFDAIKTSMLVDRLKGRTMEIDDICGPVIRGCIKAGKPATTTELIAALLRNAVQ; translated from the coding sequence ATGAGATTTGTGGTACTAGGTGCGGGCGGCATTGGTTGTTATTACGCTGCGCGGTTACTGGCGGCGGGGCATCAAGCGCTGCTGGTGGCGCGTGGTGAACACCTCACCGCGTTGCAGCAACAAGGGCTCACGCTAAAACATCCGCAGTTTTCATTTAATGAAGCGGTTGCGGCGACCGATGTGATTGGCCTAATGCGCGATTATTCCGCCTCAGATTTTGATTGGCTGTTGCTGGCGGCCAAAAGCAGTGCCACTGAACCACTCATGTTACAACTGGCCGACTGGTTAAACGCCAATCCTGAGTTACTCATCTTGTCATTGCAAAATGGGGTGGATAACGAAGCCCATATAGCGTCAGTGGTGGGGCAGGAACGCACGGTTGGCGGCTTAGCGGTAAAAATTGGAGCTCATATCATCGCTCCGGGTAACGTTGAAGCCACTGGGGTGGCACAGGTTGATTTCGGTGCTTGGCCGAACCAGCAGCAAAACCCCACGCTGCAATCACGCTTAATGGCGCTCGCTGAAGTTTTTACTCATGCCCAAATTCCCAACACGGTTTACGACAATGTGAGTTATGCCTTGTGGCGTAAGTTGGTGATTAACAATGCTGTGAACCCGCTGACGGCATTGACCTTACTTAACACGCGCGAACTCACCCAACACTCAGTATTTACCCACACAGTGAAAACCATGATGCAGGAAACCGGACGCGCGGCCAATGCCGAAGGTGTGCACTTAACTGAAGCTGACATCGAAGAGATGTATCAGTTGATTTGTGGCTTTGATGCGATAAAAACCTCAATGCTGGTGGACCGTCTAAAAGGCCGCACCATGGAGATTGATGATATTTGTGGCCCAGTGATCCGCGGTTGTATTAAGGCCGGCAAACCTGCGACGACGACAGAATTAATCGCGGCGTTGTTGCGTAATGCGGTGCAGTAA